The genomic interval aagaatttgtttaataactgCTGAACAGATTGAGATAAGACATTATCCGGTGcattgtataaatttcatcATTACTTGTCAACCAGATGAAATTGACTcttacctatattttaataaagtccaaattggaataacacttgttcaaatttagaacatatttattgagacgttaaagttataaataaagtttttatttaatgttttacaaCATTCGATACGTATATTCTATAGCTCTTATTAGCTCTTTTagaatcttttaaaaatcCCACCTCAACAAGCCCATACTACTTTTGCGTAACCGTCACATGAAAAgcgaaaaacaaaaaaaaaaaaaacaatatggaTACAAAGCGAAAAATTTCCTTTTAGTTACCGATGACGATCTATGTGTGAACGCGGTCGACAACGGCAGGTACATATGCCCAGTGTGTTGCCGCACTTTCTCGACCAAGAGTCATATATACAAGCACAGCATATTGCACAGTCGGCAAAAACTCGAATGCCACATATGTCTCGCCCGTTTCAACGCTCTGGCCGAGTACGAGACGCACCTAAACGAGCACTGCAGGAAGTACCCCTGCACGGAGTGCGGCAAACGCTTCCTCAGCTCGTCGAACCTCCAGCAGCACAAGAAGATCCACCTGGAGGTGAAGCCGTACAAATGCGACAAGTGCAGCCGTGAGTTCGCCGTCAAGGCCAACCTGCTGCGGCACCAGAAGTCCGGCGGCTGCAAAACGCCATCGAAACCGGAGCTCACATGCAAGGTGTGCGACAAGGTGTTCATAAAGGAGTGCCTCCTGAAGAGCCACCTGCGCCGGCACACCACGGAGAAACCTTTCCAATGCGAGATGTGCGACATGCAGTTCAAGTACAAGTCCACGCTGGTCAGGCACATCCAGGTGCACAACGACGTCCGCCCGTACTCCTGCAAGTACTGCGGCAAGCAGTTCACCCACTCGGGCCTGCTGAAGCCCCACCTGCGGAAGCACACCGGCGAGAAGCCCTACACGTGTCCATCCTGTAACAAGCAGTTCGCGCACAAGCATAACATGCTCAGGCACTCGCTGCGGCACAATAGAGAGAAGAATCTCGAATGCAAGCTCTGCCACAAGGTGTTCCCGAGGGAGAGCAGGCTGATATATCACATGCGCTCGCACACCAACAGCAAACCCTTCAAGTGTGACGTTTGCGGGA from Zerene cesonia ecotype Mississippi unplaced genomic scaffold, Zerene_cesonia_1.1 Zces_u001, whole genome shotgun sequence carries:
- the LOC119838150 gene encoding zinc finger protein OZF-like isoform X2 → MSDTISIKIEPIDFETDEPVANEKDPEFINIKTELNETEKDNAAKESIVHLETVVKAETVGLCVVKAEPEENDFIIPDVGAPQGPITSVDGVTDDDLCVNAVDNGRYICPVCCRTFSTKSHIYKHSILHSRQKLECHICLARFNALAEYETHLNEHCRKYPCTECGKRFLSSSNLQQHKKIHLEVKPYKCDKCSREFAVKANLLRHQKSGGCKTPSKPELTCKVCDKVFIKECLLKSHLRRHTTEKPFQCEMCDMQFKYKSTLVRHIQVHNDVRPYSCKYCGKQFTHSGLLKPHLRKHTGEKPYTCPSCNKQFAHKHNMLRHSLRHNREKNLECKLCHKVFPRESRLIYHMRSHTNSKPFKCDVCGRKFSHKHNVLRHYQRKHPNETYVAKYTDATVAKQVWQKVQQKLNEADAV